A region from the Paenibacillus humicola genome encodes:
- a CDS encoding DUF2768 family protein — protein MDPMTKMWVSFVGIGLMVVAAVLITFARMKLKGLLRFITSFVAFALLLIGGLLGLLSIT, from the coding sequence ATGGATCCAATGACAAAAATGTGGGTGTCGTTTGTCGGCATCGGACTCATGGTCGTAGCGGCCGTGCTGATTACCTTCGCTCGTATGAAGCTCAAAGGGCTGCTGCGCTTCATAACCTCCTTCGTCGCCTTTGCGCTTCTTCTGATCGGAGGCCTGCTCGGGCTGTTGTCCATTACATAA
- a CDS encoding stage VI sporulation protein F, giving the protein MLGALSGAYDAYGRESMSGKNNLSKDVLNAVSKKTGKPISENAVKKLASGVNEHTMQNEDELRKLIKQVSAMAKVPVTEQTINDIVGAVKKSGMNTSNMEALMKMMLKK; this is encoded by the coding sequence ATGCTAGGAGCGCTGTCCGGCGCTTACGATGCTTATGGGAGGGAAAGCATGAGCGGGAAAAACAATCTTTCCAAAGATGTCCTGAACGCCGTCAGCAAAAAAACCGGGAAGCCGATTTCCGAAAATGCGGTCAAAAAGCTGGCCAGCGGCGTAAACGAACATACGATGCAGAACGAAGATGAGCTTCGCAAGCTGATCAAGCAGGTATCGGCGATGGCAAAGGTGCCGGTAACCGAGCAGACGATTAACGATATCGTCGGAGCGGTCAAGAAAAGCGGGATGAATACGAGCAACATGGAAGCGCTGATGAAGATGATGCTGAAGAAGTAA
- a CDS encoding NAD(P)H-dependent glycerol-3-phosphate dehydrogenase yields the protein MNKRKAAVLVAGSWGTALATVLAMNDCKVTLWARSAGQAGEINREHRNARFIPDAALPDTIRATSDIEEAVSGAELVVFVAPSAAMREVARQAAPFIGSETLCVHATKGFEADTLKRMSSVLEEELNTDPRRLVVLSGPSHAEEVVRRQPTTVVVASVCQESAELAQDWFIAPHFRVYTNPDVVGVEVAGAIKNIIALGAGLSDGLGFGDNAKAALLTRGLTEISRLGVAMGANPLTFAGLAGVGDLVVTCTSKHSRNWRAGSMLAGGMPLGEVLAKMGMVVEGVRTTSAARELAARHEVDMPITEQLYHVLFDHKPPRKAVEDLMGRIRTHEMEEVAGSWSLHQSRPPLI from the coding sequence ATGAACAAACGGAAGGCGGCCGTACTCGTTGCCGGCAGCTGGGGCACGGCGCTGGCGACGGTGCTTGCGATGAACGACTGCAAGGTCACGCTGTGGGCCCGCAGCGCCGGCCAGGCCGGCGAAATCAATCGGGAACACCGGAACGCCAGGTTCATACCGGATGCGGCGCTGCCCGATACGATCCGCGCGACAAGCGATATCGAAGAAGCCGTCTCGGGAGCGGAGCTGGTTGTGTTCGTCGCCCCGTCCGCGGCGATGCGGGAGGTGGCGAGGCAGGCGGCGCCTTTCATCGGCAGCGAGACGCTTTGCGTTCATGCCACGAAAGGCTTCGAAGCCGATACGCTGAAACGAATGTCGTCGGTGCTGGAGGAAGAGCTGAATACGGATCCTCGGCGGCTCGTCGTGCTTTCGGGGCCAAGCCATGCCGAGGAAGTCGTCCGCCGCCAGCCGACGACGGTCGTCGTCGCATCGGTCTGCCAGGAATCGGCCGAGCTTGCGCAGGATTGGTTCATCGCACCGCATTTTCGCGTGTATACGAATCCGGACGTGGTCGGCGTCGAGGTGGCGGGGGCGATCAAAAACATCATCGCCCTGGGGGCCGGTCTGTCGGACGGACTCGGCTTCGGGGACAATGCGAAGGCGGCGCTGCTGACGCGCGGTCTGACCGAGATCAGCCGTCTCGGCGTGGCGATGGGGGCGAATCCGCTCACCTTCGCCGGACTTGCCGGCGTCGGCGATCTTGTCGTCACCTGCACAAGCAAACATAGCCGCAACTGGCGGGCCGGGTCGATGCTGGCGGGCGGCATGCCGCTCGGCGAGGTGCTCGCCAAGATGGGCATGGTCGTGGAGGGCGTCCGCACGACAAGCGCGGCGCGCGAGCTTGCGGCCAGGCATGAGGTCGACATGCCGATTACGGAACAGCTGTATCACGTCCTGTTCGATCATAAGCCGCCCCGTAAAGCGGTCGAAGATTTGATGGGCCGCATCCGCACGCATGAAATGGAAGAGGTTGCCGGTTCCTGGAGCCTACACCAATCCCGTCCTCCCCTCATATGA
- the plsY gene encoding glycerol-3-phosphate 1-O-acyltransferase PlsY, with protein MAYTVIAVLLSYLLGSISFSILIAKWVKGIDIRSYGSGNAGATNTLRVLGKGPAVFVFLLDIGKGVAAVWIGHWLTTGDWGPVLCGLAAIAGHNWPVYFGFRGGKGIATTVGAVATLAFVPALIAGVLTISIIAITRYVSLGSLAFALLTPIFIWLQHKPMALLWASLVICVFAFIRHRSNIVKLLNGTENKLGAKKGRG; from the coding sequence ATGGCGTATACAGTCATCGCGGTATTGCTCAGTTATTTGTTAGGCTCGATATCCTTCAGCATCCTGATTGCCAAATGGGTGAAAGGAATCGATATCCGCAGCTACGGCAGCGGCAACGCAGGCGCAACCAACACGCTTCGGGTTCTGGGCAAAGGGCCCGCGGTCTTCGTTTTTCTGCTCGATATCGGAAAGGGAGTGGCCGCCGTATGGATCGGCCATTGGCTGACAACCGGAGACTGGGGCCCCGTGTTATGCGGTCTGGCCGCGATTGCCGGGCATAACTGGCCGGTATATTTCGGCTTCCGGGGCGGCAAAGGCATTGCGACAACGGTCGGAGCGGTGGCGACGCTGGCATTCGTGCCGGCGCTGATCGCCGGCGTGCTGACGATTTCGATTATCGCCATTACGCGCTACGTTTCGCTCGGCTCGCTGGCATTCGCGCTGCTGACGCCGATATTTATCTGGCTGCAGCATAAACCGATGGCGCTGCTGTGGGCGAGTCTGGTCATTTGCGTATTCGCCTTTATCCGGCATCGTTCCAATATCGTAAAGCTGCTGAACGGCACAGAAAACAAGCTGGGTGCAAAAAAAGGCAGGGGGTAG
- the der gene encoding ribosome biogenesis GTPase Der: MAKPIIAIVGRPNVGKSTIFNRVIGDRLAIVEDKPGVTRDRIYGSGEWNGRLFSIVDTGGIEISGEDEIMKSVRMQAELAVEEADVIIFMVDAKSGLTQADDEVAQMLLRSRKPIVVAVNKVDNFNRHDDIYEFYNLGFGEPYPISGSHGTGIGDLLDAAVEKLPDPEEEPYEEDVIRVALIGRPNVGKSSLVNALLGEERVIVSDVAGTTRDAIDTPFEHDGQKFVLIDTAGMRKRGKVYETTEKYSVMRALKAIERADVVLVLINGEEGIIEQDKHIAGFAHEAGKASVFVVNKWDIVEKDDKTMQQFTQKIRDHFLFMTYAPIVFLSAKTKQRLHKLLPVVTHVSEQHAMRIQTHLLNDVVSDAIALNPPPTDKGKRLRINYVTQVAVKPPTVVLFANDPELMHFSYERYLENKIRASFDFSGTPIRIFTRRKSDED, translated from the coding sequence ATGGCTAAGCCCATTATCGCCATCGTAGGAAGGCCCAATGTGGGGAAGTCTACGATCTTTAACCGCGTCATCGGCGACCGGTTAGCGATTGTGGAAGACAAGCCGGGCGTGACCCGCGACCGGATTTACGGATCGGGCGAGTGGAACGGCCGGCTGTTCAGCATCGTCGATACCGGAGGCATCGAGATCAGCGGCGAAGACGAAATCATGAAATCCGTTCGGATGCAGGCCGAGCTGGCGGTTGAAGAAGCGGATGTGATCATTTTTATGGTCGACGCCAAATCCGGTCTGACGCAAGCGGATGACGAAGTGGCCCAAATGCTGCTGCGATCGAGAAAGCCGATCGTGGTAGCCGTCAATAAAGTCGATAATTTCAACCGTCACGACGATATTTACGAATTTTATAACCTGGGCTTCGGCGAGCCTTATCCGATCTCGGGGTCTCACGGCACGGGCATCGGCGATCTTCTCGACGCCGCCGTCGAGAAGCTCCCCGACCCGGAGGAAGAGCCGTACGAGGAGGACGTCATCCGCGTTGCGCTGATCGGCCGGCCGAACGTCGGCAAATCTTCCCTTGTGAATGCGCTGCTCGGGGAAGAGCGCGTAATCGTCAGCGATGTCGCCGGAACGACCCGAGATGCGATCGATACGCCTTTCGAACACGACGGGCAGAAATTCGTCCTGATCGATACGGCGGGTATGCGCAAGCGCGGCAAAGTGTACGAAACGACGGAAAAATACAGCGTCATGCGCGCGCTGAAGGCGATTGAGCGGGCGGACGTCGTGCTCGTGCTGATTAACGGCGAAGAAGGCATTATCGAGCAGGACAAGCATATCGCCGGATTTGCGCACGAAGCGGGCAAAGCTTCGGTATTTGTCGTCAACAAATGGGACATCGTGGAGAAGGACGACAAAACGATGCAGCAGTTTACGCAGAAGATCCGCGATCATTTCCTGTTTATGACGTACGCGCCGATCGTTTTCCTGTCGGCCAAGACGAAGCAGCGCCTGCACAAGCTGCTGCCGGTCGTTACGCATGTCTCGGAGCAGCACGCGATGCGTATTCAAACGCATCTGCTTAACGACGTCGTCTCCGATGCGATCGCGCTTAATCCGCCGCCGACGGACAAGGGGAAACGGCTGCGGATCAACTATGTGACGCAGGTTGCGGTCAAGCCGCCCACGGTCGTCCTGTTCGCCAATGATCCGGAGCTGATGCATTTCTCGTACGAGCGGTACTTGGAAAATAAAATCCGCGCCTCCTTCGACTTCTCGGGGACGCCGATTCGGATTTTCACGCGCCGCAAATCCGACGAGGATTAA
- a CDS encoding capping complex subunit for YIEGIA, producing the protein MAKIVAIVTTERDAVGGGAPIFIEPDPKKRESTAFLLEKILDASVQDLKNGSYILVDHRSE; encoded by the coding sequence ATGGCTAAAATCGTGGCTATCGTAACGACGGAGCGGGATGCAGTAGGCGGCGGCGCTCCGATTTTTATTGAACCGGACCCGAAAAAACGGGAATCGACCGCTTTTTTGCTGGAAAAAATTTTGGACGCCTCGGTACAAGATTTGAAGAACGGCTCCTATATTCTGGTCGATCATCGAAGCGAATGA
- a CDS encoding YIEGIA family protein, with translation MWNHYNIGEPHHILYGILLGLGFGIAARLIMLRTDYRQYPTYPHGRIIHISLGVIAAALGAVAVPALYEKNYTAITFLTLAAQQFRDVRKMERDTLEKIDSLELVPRGATYIEGIAMVFEGRNYLVILTALLTALTSLALDYWIGAAAGILLLLIVKALKSGKSISHIALAESAPVRVDGPDLYVGDIYIMNVGLTSNRQIIGERGLGIILTPYNPNGKATLSNLGQRQALLYDLSTILGVYRDDGEPALIPLAKLDIKDGRLAVFILPQERQPEKALEIIRRVPILEAAVRMPTEAGVNKGKERQHG, from the coding sequence ATGTGGAACCATTACAATATCGGCGAGCCGCATCATATTTTATACGGCATTTTGCTCGGACTCGGCTTCGGTATTGCGGCCAGACTGATCATGCTCCGTACCGATTACAGGCAGTACCCTACCTATCCGCACGGCCGGATAATTCACATTTCGCTCGGTGTCATCGCCGCGGCGCTCGGGGCGGTTGCGGTGCCGGCGCTGTACGAGAAAAACTACACCGCCATTACGTTTTTGACGCTGGCGGCGCAGCAGTTTCGCGATGTCCGAAAGATGGAGCGGGACACGCTGGAGAAGATCGACAGTCTGGAGCTCGTTCCCCGCGGAGCGACTTATATCGAAGGGATTGCAATGGTATTTGAAGGACGGAATTACCTTGTTATCCTGACGGCGCTGCTGACGGCGCTGACCTCGCTCGCGCTGGATTACTGGATCGGCGCGGCCGCCGGCATTTTGCTGCTGCTTATCGTGAAGGCGCTGAAATCGGGCAAATCGATCTCCCATATCGCACTGGCCGAGAGTGCTCCGGTCCGGGTGGACGGCCCCGATTTATATGTCGGCGATATTTATATCATGAATGTCGGGTTGACCTCGAACCGGCAAATCATCGGCGAACGGGGGCTCGGGATCATTTTGACACCGTACAACCCGAACGGCAAGGCGACGCTCAGCAACTTGGGCCAGCGTCAGGCGCTCCTTTACGACTTGTCCACGATTCTCGGCGTCTACCGGGACGACGGGGAGCCGGCGCTCATTCCGTTGGCCAAGCTGGACATCAAGGACGGGAGGCTGGCCGTCTTTATTTTACCGCAGGAGCGACAGCCGGAGAAAGCGCTGGAAATCATCCGGCGGGTGCCGATTCTCGAAGCGGCGGTCCGCATGCCGACGGAAGCCGGCGTGAACAAAGGAAAGGAGCGGCAGCATGGCTAA
- the rpsA gene encoding 30S ribosomal protein S1, producing MSEETKVQESETISQEAMDNFVSLKKGDTVKGTIVKIEDNQAFVSLGYKYDGVIPLRELSSVQLDSAADAVQVGQEIELKVVSIDDEKERLVLSKRAIDSENAWDELQRLFDERETFEVTVADVVKGGLVADVGVRGFIPASMVERHFVEDFSDYKGRKLRVKVKEIDRENNKVILSQKEVLDEEFEQNKQQIMSSLQVGQEIDGTVQRLTPFGAFVDIGGIDGLVHVSELSWQHVAHPRDVVSEGQSVRVKVLKVDPAAGKISLSIKAAQPGPWELANGKFNTGDIVTGTVRRIVSFGVFVEIAPGVEGLVHISQLAHRHVATPYEVVKEGQEVKAKVLDFNPSEKRVSLSIKETEEAPEQAPRSERPSRSREPKVELNNPNVSLSNESMSFTLGERFGDKLSKLK from the coding sequence ATGTCAGAAGAAACGAAAGTTCAGGAATCCGAAACGATCAGCCAAGAAGCAATGGACAATTTTGTGTCCTTGAAAAAAGGCGACACGGTGAAAGGTACGATCGTCAAAATCGAAGATAACCAAGCTTTTGTAAGCCTTGGATATAAATATGACGGCGTCATTCCGCTTCGTGAGCTTTCCTCGGTTCAGCTAGACAGCGCTGCCGATGCGGTACAGGTCGGTCAAGAAATTGAACTGAAAGTGGTCAGCATCGATGACGAGAAGGAGCGGCTCGTGCTCTCCAAACGCGCTATCGACAGCGAGAACGCCTGGGATGAGCTGCAGCGCCTTTTCGACGAGCGTGAAACGTTCGAGGTGACGGTAGCCGACGTCGTTAAGGGCGGTCTCGTCGCCGATGTGGGCGTGCGCGGCTTTATTCCCGCTTCGATGGTCGAGCGCCATTTCGTCGAGGATTTCAGCGACTACAAAGGCCGCAAGCTGCGCGTAAAAGTGAAGGAAATCGACCGCGAGAACAACAAAGTGATCCTGTCCCAGAAAGAAGTGCTTGACGAAGAGTTCGAGCAGAACAAGCAGCAGATCATGAGCTCGCTTCAGGTCGGGCAGGAAATTGACGGCACGGTGCAGCGTCTCACGCCGTTCGGCGCTTTTGTCGATATCGGCGGCATCGACGGGCTCGTGCACGTATCCGAATTGTCTTGGCAGCATGTCGCGCATCCGAGGGACGTCGTCTCCGAAGGTCAAAGCGTGCGCGTGAAGGTGCTCAAGGTCGATCCGGCCGCAGGCAAAATCAGCCTGAGCATCAAGGCTGCGCAGCCGGGGCCATGGGAGCTTGCTAACGGCAAATTCAATACCGGGGATATCGTAACGGGTACGGTTCGCCGGATTGTCAGCTTTGGCGTATTTGTGGAAATCGCACCCGGCGTCGAAGGCCTCGTTCATATTTCCCAGCTCGCTCACCGTCATGTGGCCACACCGTATGAAGTGGTGAAGGAAGGGCAGGAAGTAAAAGCGAAGGTGCTCGATTTCAATCCGTCCGAGAAGCGCGTTAGCCTCAGCATCAAGGAAACGGAAGAAGCGCCGGAGCAGGCGCCTCGTTCCGAGCGTCCTTCGCGCTCGCGCGAGCCGAAGGTGGAGTTGAACAACCCGAACGTCAGCCTGAGCAACGAAAGCATGAGCTTTACGCTTGGCGAACGTTTCGGCGACAAGCTGAGTAAATTGAAATAA
- a CDS encoding lysophospholipid acyltransferase family protein, with product MLYNVCRSLLRVLYAVLFRFEAQGLDNIPAAGPVILCSNHTSNLDPTTVGVMVNRKVHYMAKQELFNVPLFGPFIRALGAFPVKRGGVSKDTIRTAIALMRDGGVMGIFPEGSRRAPSGAGKKGAAMIALRSGATVIPVAITGNYRLFSKVVIRYGQPIDLSAFIQDSSSNVLDKLTETIMTRIREMVREDRGR from the coding sequence ATGTTATATAACGTCTGCCGCAGCCTCCTTCGCGTTCTGTATGCGGTCCTGTTCCGGTTCGAAGCGCAGGGCCTCGACAATATTCCCGCAGCCGGCCCCGTCATTTTATGCTCGAACCATACGAGCAACCTGGATCCGACGACCGTCGGGGTGATGGTGAACCGCAAAGTGCACTACATGGCGAAGCAGGAGCTGTTTAACGTTCCGCTCTTCGGCCCGTTCATCCGGGCGCTCGGCGCCTTCCCTGTCAAGCGGGGCGGGGTAAGCAAGGATACGATCCGCACGGCGATCGCGCTGATGCGGGACGGCGGGGTGATGGGCATTTTTCCGGAGGGGTCGCGAAGAGCGCCTTCCGGCGCGGGCAAGAAAGGCGCAGCGATGATCGCCCTGCGCAGCGGGGCGACGGTGATTCCGGTAGCGATTACCGGCAACTACCGGCTTTTCAGCAAGGTCGTAATCCGATACGGTCAGCCAATCGATTTATCCGCATTTATTCAGGATTCTTCTTCCAATGTGCTCGATAAACTGACCGAAACGATTATGACCCGTATTCGCGAGATGGTTCGCGAAGACCGCGGCCGATAA
- the cmk gene encoding (d)CMP kinase: MQGERDGGRINVAIDGPAGAGKSTVARMVAGRLGYIYIDTGAMYRAVTLAANRSNIGPDEGDKLSKLVAGLEIRLKPGPEGQTVLLNGEDVTAEIRSREVTLRVSEVASHEPVRRRLVELQRHYAVEKGIVMDGRDIGTHVLPGAELKIFLTASARVRALRRFEELPDDQKIPIEQLEQEIADRDRSDEQREHSPLVRASDAILLDSSGLTIEQVVQRILDFSRTKLAEAK, from the coding sequence ATGCAAGGGGAACGCGACGGCGGCCGCATCAACGTTGCGATCGACGGCCCCGCAGGGGCCGGGAAGAGCACGGTGGCGCGCATGGTTGCCGGACGTCTCGGCTACATCTATATCGATACCGGCGCCATGTACCGCGCGGTCACGCTCGCCGCTAACCGTTCGAATATCGGACCGGATGAAGGGGACAAGCTGAGCAAGCTTGTCGCCGGACTGGAAATCCGGCTGAAGCCGGGACCGGAAGGGCAGACGGTGCTGCTGAACGGGGAAGACGTTACGGCCGAAATCCGTTCGCGCGAAGTGACGCTTCGCGTTTCGGAGGTCGCCTCCCATGAACCGGTAAGGCGCAGGCTTGTCGAGCTGCAGCGGCATTATGCCGTCGAGAAAGGCATCGTCATGGACGGGCGCGATATCGGAACGCATGTATTGCCGGGTGCGGAGCTCAAGATCTTCTTGACGGCGAGCGCACGGGTGAGAGCGCTCCGGAGGTTCGAGGAGCTGCCGGACGATCAGAAAATCCCGATCGAGCAGCTCGAACAGGAAATTGCCGACCGCGACCGCAGCGACGAGCAGCGCGAGCATTCGCCCCTTGTCCGGGCAAGCGACGCGATCCTGCTCGACAGCTCCGGGCTGACGATCGAACAAGTCGTGCAGCGAATTCTGGACTTTAGCCGAACCAAATTGGCGGAGGCGAAGTAA
- a CDS encoding flagellar brake protein → MLPKVNQFLYIQVASPDQAEAAVEYKSRVADEEDGHLLIDVPIMERNGKFKRLYLGDELSAFYMTQDGIKHYFNSHVTGFKDDVVRLIRIRKPDPASITKAQRRNFLRVGAELELAIRIPPHVRFVCMTDDVGGGGVSFLADPKWPVRQGIELDGWLLIPYRNGSLEHAQFKAEIVRIKGLENGKNQVMAKFTEVTDGERQKIIRFCFERQLDIRKQ, encoded by the coding sequence ATGCTGCCTAAAGTAAACCAGTTTCTGTACATACAAGTCGCTTCGCCCGACCAGGCGGAAGCGGCCGTCGAGTATAAATCGCGCGTTGCCGACGAAGAAGACGGCCATCTCTTGATCGACGTGCCGATCATGGAACGGAACGGAAAATTTAAACGACTCTATTTGGGAGATGAGCTTTCGGCTTTCTATATGACGCAGGACGGCATCAAGCATTATTTTAACTCGCACGTCACCGGCTTCAAGGATGACGTCGTGCGGCTGATTCGCATCCGGAAGCCTGATCCGGCTTCCATTACGAAGGCGCAGCGGCGAAATTTTTTGCGCGTCGGAGCGGAGCTGGAGCTCGCTATCCGAATTCCGCCGCACGTCCGTTTCGTCTGCATGACCGACGATGTCGGAGGGGGCGGCGTTTCCTTTCTCGCGGACCCGAAGTGGCCCGTCAGACAGGGAATTGAGCTGGACGGCTGGCTGCTCATTCCTTACCGTAACGGCTCGCTCGAACATGCTCAATTCAAGGCGGAGATCGTGCGCATCAAGGGGCTCGAAAACGGCAAAAATCAGGTGATGGCCAAATTTACCGAAGTGACGGATGGCGAAAGGCAGAAAATTATCCGCTTCTGCTTCGAACGCCAGCTCGATATCCGCAAGCAGTGA
- the ypeB gene encoding germination protein YpeB, whose product MYQRLSAVLFPVMTLLFIGSIYWGYQEHQEKNSILIKAENQYQRAFHDLSYHMNQLHRELGNTLAVHTGSQGYHRKGLVNVWRLTSQAQNEINQLPLTLLPFNKTEDFLSHISNFAYKTSVRDLTAEPLTKDEYKTLETLYARSDDLTKQLQSVQDKVIANNLRWMDVEIAIASEKTGRDNTIIDGFKTVDKKVSEYPEINWGPSVASMYEKRSVRMLSGSMATPEEIKRKAAAFLNLDDTSRIRVAENGHATEFSSFTATVETGNPDNPIELDYTQKGGKLVSYTNPRTPAETSIGIGEAQKAASSFLEAHGYSGMKPINYDQYDAAAVFTFVGTQDGVYIYPDKLTVKIALDNGEALGLTATDYAYEHHKRTLPKPKLSEAQARKKLNPRFEVRTQRKALIKNDVGQEVLCYEYNGRINGTMYRIYINALTGAEEAVEQMPG is encoded by the coding sequence ATGTACCAGCGATTAAGCGCCGTATTGTTTCCGGTGATGACGTTGCTTTTTATCGGTTCGATCTATTGGGGCTACCAGGAGCACCAGGAGAAAAACTCCATCCTGATCAAAGCCGAAAACCAGTATCAGCGGGCGTTTCACGATCTGAGCTACCATATGAACCAGCTTCACCGCGAGCTCGGCAATACGCTTGCGGTACATACCGGCTCGCAGGGGTATCATCGCAAAGGGCTCGTGAACGTATGGCGCCTGACCAGCCAGGCGCAGAACGAAATCAACCAGCTGCCGCTGACGCTGCTTCCGTTCAACAAGACGGAGGATTTTCTGTCGCATATTTCGAACTTCGCGTACAAAACATCGGTGCGCGATTTGACGGCCGAGCCGCTCACGAAGGACGAGTACAAAACGCTGGAGACGCTTTACGCCAGGTCGGACGATCTGACAAAGCAGCTGCAGAGCGTGCAGGACAAGGTCATCGCGAACAATTTGCGCTGGATGGACGTCGAGATCGCAATCGCTTCGGAGAAAACCGGCCGGGACAATACGATTATCGACGGCTTCAAAACGGTGGACAAAAAAGTGAGCGAGTACCCGGAAATCAACTGGGGTCCGTCGGTCGCCAGCATGTACGAGAAGCGGTCGGTGCGCATGCTGAGCGGCAGCATGGCAACGCCGGAGGAGATTAAACGAAAAGCGGCGGCGTTTTTGAACCTGGACGACACAAGCCGCATCCGGGTAGCGGAGAACGGGCACGCAACGGAGTTTTCTTCGTTTACGGCAACCGTGGAAACAGGCAATCCGGATAACCCGATCGAGCTCGATTATACGCAAAAGGGCGGCAAGCTCGTATCGTATACGAATCCGCGTACGCCGGCGGAAACGTCCATCGGAATCGGCGAAGCGCAGAAGGCCGCGTCGTCGTTCCTGGAAGCGCACGGGTATTCCGGCATGAAACCGATCAATTACGATCAATACGATGCGGCGGCGGTATTCACGTTCGTCGGCACGCAGGACGGGGTTTACATTTATCCCGACAAGCTGACGGTAAAAATTGCGCTGGATAACGGCGAGGCCCTCGGACTGACGGCGACGGATTACGCTTACGAGCACCACAAGCGGACGCTGCCGAAGCCGAAGCTTAGCGAGGCGCAGGCGCGCAAGAAGCTGAATCCGCGCTTCGAGGTGAGGACGCAGCGTAAGGCGCTGATCAAAAACGACGTCGGCCAAGAAGTGCTGTGCTACGAATATAACGGCAGGATAAACGGCACCATGTACCGCATTTATATCAATGCGCTGACGGGAGCCGAGGAAGCGGTCGAGCAGATGCCGGGCTGA
- the prsW gene encoding glutamic-type intramembrane protease PrsW, whose protein sequence is MLLFSILAAALAPGIALLTYFYLKDRYESEPVHMVVKLFLLGVLVVLPTVIIQRGLSLWWGEQPLVFAFGISAGVEEGLKWFLLYHFILNHTEFDEPYDGIVYATAISLGFATAENVLYAFFQPVSFGSLLVRALLPVSGHALFGVTMGYYVGKAKFAAKGGKKRSFLLLALSLPVLEHGVYDWITGSGGAYWVWFIVPLMAFLWVKGMRTIQRANSRSPFRLHAREEEVKL, encoded by the coding sequence ATGCTGTTATTTTCCATATTGGCAGCCGCACTGGCGCCCGGAATTGCGCTGCTTACCTATTTTTACTTGAAAGACCGCTACGAGTCCGAGCCGGTGCATATGGTCGTCAAATTATTCCTGCTCGGCGTGCTCGTCGTACTGCCGACCGTCATTATTCAACGCGGGCTTTCGCTTTGGTGGGGGGAGCAGCCGCTAGTTTTCGCGTTTGGCATTTCCGCCGGCGTCGAAGAGGGACTGAAATGGTTCTTGCTGTACCATTTCATCCTGAATCATACCGAATTCGACGAGCCGTACGACGGCATCGTCTACGCCACGGCGATATCGCTCGGCTTCGCTACGGCGGAAAACGTGCTGTACGCCTTTTTTCAGCCCGTTTCGTTCGGTTCGCTGCTCGTCCGGGCTCTTCTGCCCGTTTCCGGCCATGCGCTGTTCGGGGTGACGATGGGTTATTACGTCGGCAAAGCCAAATTTGCCGCGAAGGGCGGCAAAAAGCGCAGCTTTCTGCTGCTCGCGCTGTCGCTTCCGGTTCTCGAGCACGGGGTTTACGACTGGATAACGGGCTCCGGCGGAGCGTACTGGGTATGGTTCATCGTGCCGCTGATGGCTTTTTTGTGGGTGAAAGGCATGCGAACGATTCAACGCGCGAATTCGCGCTCTCCGTTCCGGCTGCATGCGCGCGAGGAAGAGGTTAAGCTGTAG